In a genomic window of Lycium ferocissimum isolate CSIRO_LF1 chromosome 9, AGI_CSIRO_Lferr_CH_V1, whole genome shotgun sequence:
- the LOC132031429 gene encoding BTB/POZ domain-containing protein At4g30940-like codes for MGTPKDKVKLNVGGKIFETTATTLEIAGKNSLFGAMFDDNWNLHSDSAVTHEHFIDRDPDYFAVLLNLLRTGELYIPPNIDKKLLYREADYYGILDHVRSAEWGPFDGNRARLARSITGWPAADGEVAGAIRTSPSGWCCVRQGSVVRVYDWMLDEHPIIHTGNDKVNDVCWVDLENIAISSDEKLANGGMGLFNASTGKSRYKFQVTDKLNDLAPFATASTLAFVSDYKLFSSCENTGGDHGIGVWDLVTGKLIDFLHRPRYCKHEKAIQLQWLHGTNCLMALYLYPKNDIVLFDFRENNIVWSLANNRNKGYFCAIIDAITIEESSSICAVDWYVGLGFMDLRSTDVGVNWRTTIRPSSVACCPKLAFHEGQLFASMGNRIAVYFGSDWLLTSQLRHSLSNS; via the coding sequence ATGGGAACTCCGAAAGACAAGGTGAAACTCAATGTTGGTGGCAAAATCTTCGAAACTACGGCCACAACCTTAGAAATTGCTGGCAAAAATTCACTCTTTGGAGCCATGTTTGATGATAATTGGAACCTGCATTCTGATTCAGCAGTCACTCATGAACACTTCATTGATAGAGACCCTGATTATTTCGCCGTCCTTCTTAACCTACTCAGAACTGGGGAGCTTTATATTCCTCCGAATATCGATAAAAAACTCCTATACAGAGAGGCCGATTATTATGGCATTCTTGATCATGTCAGGTCAGCTGAGTGGGGTCCGTTTGACGGGAATAGGGCTCGATTGGCACGGTCCATAACTGGCTGGCCAGCAGCGGATGGTGAGGTTGCTGGGGCTATTCGAACTAGCCCAAGTGGATGGTGTTGTGTGCGTCAGGGTAGTGTGGTTCGCGTGTACGACTGGATGCTAGACGAACACCCTATAATTCATACTGGGAATGATAAGGTGAATGATGTTTGTTGGGTTGATCTTGAAAATATTGCGATAAGCTCTGATGAAAAGCTAGCTAATGGAGGCATGGGGCTATTCAATGCATCCACAGGGAAGTCGAGGTATAAATTTCAAGTTACAGATAAATTGAACGATTTAGCTCCATTTGCCACAGCAAGTACACTAGCTTTTGTCTCAGATTACAAGTTGTTCTCGAGTTGTGAAAACACTGGCGGTGACCATGGGATTGGCGTTTGGGATTTAGTCACGGGTAAGCTAATAGATTTCCTCCATAGGCCGCGATATTGCAAGCATGAAAAAGCTATCCAGCTGCAATGGTTACATGGTACCAACTGTTTGATGGCCCTTTATTTGTATCCAAAGAATGATATCGTCTTGTTTGACTTTAGAGAAAACAATATCGTTTGGTCATTGGCTAATAATCGCAACAAAGGGTACTTTTGTGCTATTATAGATGCAATAACGATAGAGGAGAGTAGTTCGATTTGTGCAGTAGATTGGTACGTGGGTTTGGGTTTCATGGATTTGAGGAGTACTGATGTGGGTGTTAATTGGAGAACTACGATTAGGCCTTCTTCTGTTGCATGTTGTCCCAAATTGGCATTTCACGAGGGCCAATTGTTTGCATCAATGGGAAATAGAATTGCAGTGTATTTTGGTTCTGATTGGCTTCTAACATCACAGCTTCGACATAGTCTTTCCAATTCGTGA
- the LOC132031915 gene encoding LOW QUALITY PROTEIN: uncharacterized protein LOC132031915 (The sequence of the model RefSeq protein was modified relative to this genomic sequence to represent the inferred CDS: deleted 1 base in 1 codon; substituted 1 base at 1 genomic stop codon) → MAKINSLSFLIILLIIAXTLLNFINSLANEHNSNDNTAIIPQEKDIKWLHIWPFVPPPPSSTGHFPKFPFPKIFPWPRLLPPNLNSLSTEKSSDYISMHNSQNVLKNKSCASIIERCIICVRRKCSFSYGTCCEAITKFGAKECNKLYEYAMIKNQCTISPLAAPPSQGRI, encoded by the exons ATGGCTAAAATAAACTCCCTCTCCTTTCTTATCATCCTTCTCATCATTGCC TAAACTTTATTAAACTTTATTAATAGTTTAGCCAATGAACATAACTCTAATGATAATACTGCAATAATCCCACAAGAGAAAGATATCAAATGGTTGCATATTTGGCCATTTGTTCCACCACCACCTTCATCAACTGGTCATTTTCCTAAATTTCcattcccaaaaatatttccctgGCCTCGACTTTTGCCACCTAACCTTAATTCTCTAAGTACTGAGAAAAGTTCCGATTACATAAGCATGCACAACAGTCAGAACGTGCTGAAAAATAAATCGTGTGCCTCAATCATTGAACGATGTATAATTTGCGTTCGTCGCAAATGTTCTTTCTCATATGGTACTTGTTGTGAGGCTATTACTAAATTTGGTGCTAAGGAATGCAACAAGTTGTATGAATATGCCATGATTAAAAATCAGTGTACAATTAGCCCATTAGCTGCTCCTCCAAGTCAGGGGCGTATTTAG
- the LOC132069514 gene encoding BTB/POZ domain-containing protein At4g30940-like, with translation MKSQKDRVKLNVGGTFFETTATTLAGAGRNSFFGAMFDENWNLHSNAANTEHFIDRDPDYFAVLLNLLRTGELYIPPNIDKKHLYREAEYYGILDHVRSAKWGPFDGNRLRLAGSITGPTIRGALRYFANFEYCCCVVYGRIVKVYNWMLEEQPTITCDYCWVNDVSWVDSENIVISSNAKLDSGGMGLFSASTGELRYKFQVTDERKGYTPGALSFSSDYKLFSSCKSTSNKHVIGVWDQVTGKQMDFLPHSSNSNAIRLQWLHGTNCLMVASCCCINLFDFRKNTVVLSWSYDRDRVNKPYVDPTNFRDVIAIEESNSICVVDLDERLGFMDLRSTTDASVEWREPPRGKKHSSLWAGNKLCSPKLAFHEGQLFSSIYDTISVYCGSNWLPISELQQSRVSNL, from the coding sequence atgaaaaGCCAGAAAGACAGAGTGAAACTCAATGTTGGTGGGACATTTTTTGAAACTACGGCCACAACCTTAGCGGGTGCTGGCAGGAATTCATTCTTTGGAGCCatgtttgatgagaattggaACCTACATTCTAATGCGGCAAACACTGAACACTTCATTGATAGAGACCCTGATTATTTCGCCGTCCTTCTTAACCTACTAAGAACCGGGGAGCTTTATATTCCTCCGAATATAGATAAAAAGCACCTATACAGAGAGGCCGAATATTATGGCATTCTGGATCATGTTAGGTCAGCTAAATGGGGCCCGTTTGATGGCAATAGGCTCCGGTTGGCCGGGTCTATAACGGGCCCAACAATAAGGGGAGCTCTTCGCTATTTCGCcaattttgaatattgttgttgtgtggtaTATGGTCGTATTGTTAAGGTGTACAATTGGATGCTAGAAGAGCAACCTACAATAACTTGTGATTATTGTTGGGTCAATGATGTTTCTTGGGTTGATTCCGAAAATATTGTGATTAGTTCTAATGCAAAGCTAGATAGTGGAGGCATGGGGTTATTCAGTGCATCCACAGGGGAGTTGAGGTATAAATTTCAGGTTACCGATGAAAGAAAGGGGTATACGCCAGGTGCACTAAGTTTTAGCTCGGATTACAAGTTATTCTCCAGTTGTAAAAGCACTAGCAATAAGCATGTGATTGGTGTTTGGGACCAAGTCACAGGTAAGCAGATGGATTTCTTGCCACATTCTTCGAATAGTAATGCTATCAGGTTGCAATGGTTACATGGTACCAATTGTTTGATGGTCGCTAGTTGTTGTTGCATCAACTTGTTCGATTTTAGGAAAAACACGGTGGTTTTGTCGTGGTCTTATGATAGGGATCGCGTGAACAAGCCTTATGTTGATCCAACAAACTTTAGAGACGTGATAGCGATAGAGGAGAGTAATTCCATTTGTGTAGTAGATCTAGATGAGCGTTTGGGGTTCATGGATTTGAGGAGTACTACTGATGCAAGTGTAGAATGGAGAGAACCTCCGAGGGGCAAAAAGCATTCATCATTATGGGCGGGTAATAAGTTATGTTCTCCCAAATTGGCATTTCACGAGGGACAATTGTTTTCATCAATATACGATACAATTTCAGTGTATTGTGGTTCTAATTGGCTTCCAATATCAGAGCTTCAACAAAGTCGTGTATCCAATTTATGA